From the genome of Leptotrichia hongkongensis, one region includes:
- a CDS encoding radical SAM protein produces MPKEMQKGKISESNLEEQGIFPKRFKSHNDSVGIVSDYFRKNKKFGTEAELLERMQKPAENELGTIYVHTPYCDKICSFCNLNRKKIDNDLEDYTSFLVSEFEKYGKTPYMKSKKINVIFFGGGTPTIYKEHQLERILKAINDNFTLTDDCEFTFETTLHNLNPKKIKILEKGGVNRLSVGIQTFSDRGRKILNRTFSKEETVKRLKNLKESFSGMVCTDIIYNYPDETVEEVLEDARIVKELKIDSTSFYSLIIYEGSQMSKDIRNNTLELNYELEKDFELHDAFLKSMLESGDYEVMEHTKIVRKGRDEYRYIRNTHQGKDILPIGVGAGGKIDNFEIFRLSQDKTFYAISSNENEKKMKRISGLLQYPEVYFDKLKEYVSDEIFDEIYKIFENFEKKGYLKIYDTHTELTLEGIFWGNNISATILKKCLGGTKDVKSSSLFHINRKHKKNS; encoded by the coding sequence ATGCCAAAGGAAATGCAAAAAGGTAAAATTTCAGAGTCAAATTTGGAAGAACAGGGAATTTTTCCAAAGAGATTTAAGTCACATAATGATTCGGTAGGGATTGTGTCAGATTATTTTCGGAAAAATAAGAAATTTGGAACAGAAGCAGAACTGCTGGAAAGAATGCAGAAACCTGCGGAAAATGAACTTGGAACAATTTACGTCCATACTCCATACTGCGATAAAATCTGTTCATTTTGCAACTTGAATCGAAAGAAGATTGATAATGATTTGGAAGATTACACAAGTTTTCTTGTCTCAGAGTTCGAAAAATACGGAAAAACGCCTTATATGAAAAGTAAAAAAATAAATGTAATTTTCTTTGGCGGCGGAACACCGACTATTTATAAGGAACATCAGCTGGAACGAATTTTAAAGGCTATAAATGATAACTTTACGTTAACAGACGACTGTGAATTTACATTTGAAACAACATTGCATAACTTGAATCCAAAGAAAATAAAAATTCTAGAAAAAGGCGGAGTAAATCGGCTAAGTGTCGGAATTCAGACTTTTTCTGATAGAGGAAGGAAGATTCTGAACAGGACTTTTTCAAAGGAAGAAACTGTAAAAAGACTGAAAAACCTTAAAGAGAGTTTTAGTGGAATGGTTTGTACTGATATAATTTACAATTATCCCGATGAAACGGTTGAGGAGGTGCTGGAAGATGCGAGAATTGTTAAGGAGCTCAAAATTGACAGCACAAGTTTTTATTCACTTATAATTTATGAAGGCTCTCAAATGTCTAAGGATATACGAAATAACACGCTGGAGCTGAATTATGAACTGGAAAAAGACTTTGAACTGCATGACGCTTTTCTTAAAAGTATGCTTGAAAGTGGAGATTATGAAGTGATGGAGCATACAAAGATTGTTAGAAAAGGAAGAGATGAGTATAGGTATATAAGAAATACACATCAGGGGAAGGATATTCTGCCGATTGGAGTAGGTGCAGGTGGTAAAATTGATAATTTTGAAATTTTCAGATTGAGTCAGGACAAAACATTTTATGCGATTTCTTCAAATGAAAATGAGAAGAAAATGAAAAGGATAAGCGGGCTTTTACAATATCCAGAAGTTTATTTTGACAAATTAAAAGAATATGTTTCAGATGAAATTTTTGATGAGATTTATAAGATTTTTGAAAATTTTGAAAAAAAAGGATACTTGAAAATTTATGACACCCACACAGAACTCACTCTAGAAGGAATTTTCTGGGGAAACAACATAAGTGCGACAATATTAAAAAAATGTTTAGGAGGTACAAAGGATGTCAAGTCTAGTAGTCTTTTCCACATCAACAGGAAACACAAAAAAAATAGCTGA
- a CDS encoding flavodoxin family protein, whose amino-acid sequence MSSLVVFSTSTGNTKKIADAIFSALKDKDKKIVNVNEVNIVDINEFKRIIIGGWIDKGEIDEKAKEFVTKLKNKKLGLFVTMGGNPETDRAKNCFQEIKKSLEKNGNIVEKIFICQGAIDPNLINKFREMTKQGIAGPFAATPEREARWAEAAKHPNEKDIENAKRIFGGL is encoded by the coding sequence ATGTCAAGTCTAGTAGTCTTTTCCACATCAACAGGAAACACAAAAAAAATAGCTGATGCCATTTTTTCAGCTTTAAAAGACAAGGATAAAAAAATAGTAAATGTAAATGAAGTAAACATTGTAGATATCAATGAATTTAAGAGAATCATCATTGGAGGCTGGATTGATAAAGGAGAAATTGATGAAAAAGCCAAAGAATTTGTGACTAAGTTAAAAAATAAAAAACTTGGACTTTTTGTAACAATGGGTGGAAATCCAGAAACAGACAGGGCAAAAAACTGCTTTCAGGAAATAAAAAAATCATTGGAAAAAAATGGAAACATTGTAGAAAAAATATTTATATGTCAAGGTGCAATTGACCCCAATCTAATAAATAAATTTCGTGAAATGACAAAACAAGGTATAGCAGGGCCTTTTGCAGCAACTCCAGAAAGAGAAGCCAGATGGGCAGAAGCGGCAAAACACCCAAACGAAAAGGATATTGAAAATGCTAAGAGAATATTTGGAGGATTGTAA
- a CDS encoding YbaN family protein — translation MKIIYVIAGLLAVALGFIGAFLPGLPTTPFLLLASFCFAKGSRRFDRWFKSTKLYKNYLEGFEKNKSMSLKAKIGILLFSSGMMLFPIIKFSNPYVRGIFVLLEVFKYYYFIFKIKTKF, via the coding sequence GTGAAAATAATTTATGTAATTGCAGGATTACTGGCAGTAGCCTTGGGATTTATAGGAGCTTTTCTGCCAGGGTTGCCGACGACACCATTTTTATTATTAGCTAGCTTCTGCTTTGCAAAAGGCTCAAGGCGATTTGACAGATGGTTCAAATCAACAAAGCTGTATAAAAACTATCTGGAAGGCTTTGAAAAAAATAAAAGTATGAGTTTAAAAGCCAAAATAGGAATATTACTTTTTTCAAGCGGAATGATGCTATTTCCAATAATTAAATTTAGTAATCCTTATGTAAGAGGCATATTTGTTTTGCTGGAAGTTTTTAAATATTATTATTTTATTTTTAAAATAAAAACAAAATTTTAA
- a CDS encoding PTS fructose transporter subunit IIABC, whose amino-acid sequence MKISDLLIKDRIKLDVQSTNKIDVIKELAKLHEKTGVLNNYDGYVKALMAREEQSSTGIGEGIAIPHAKTEFVKEPALAMGRKPEGIDYDSLDGEPATLFFMIAAPDGANNTHIETLARLSQLLLDDDFKAALENAKTADEVLDIINKAEAEKFAEEEKKEEEPVQTSSDENAPYIIAATACPTGIAHTYMAAEALKKAADEMGVNIKVETNGADGRKNVLTDEDIKKATGVILAINRNIEVNRFDGKPLIQVEAKEGINNAKALIQQVLDGKAPIFHASNSSASSSESSSSEKKGLYKHLLSGVSYMLPLVISGGILIALAFLVDTLTGHANAGKDFGSTHELAKLLMTVGKAAFGLFLPILGGYIAYSISERAALSAGLVAGFLATTPIIKDGPVSGFIGALIGGFLAGYVVKFLVWAFAGLPRALNGLKMILFYPVFSVLITGTIMWLVVNPLATALNVWMNNGLASMQGASAVLLGALLAGMMAVDMGGPINKVAYVFGTGTLTAATMTSGGTFPMAAVMAGGMVPPIAIALASQIFKNKFTEQEKEAGLTNYIMGLSFITEGAIPYAAADPARVIPASVIGSAITGALVGLFQIKIPAPHGGILVMGLSKNAAGHSGFLMYLIAILIGSVIAAIVLGFLKPSIKKD is encoded by the coding sequence ATGAAAATATCAGATTTACTGATTAAAGATAGAATAAAACTAGATGTACAATCTACAAATAAAATAGATGTTATTAAAGAACTTGCAAAACTGCATGAAAAAACAGGTGTCTTAAATAACTATGACGGCTATGTCAAAGCATTGATGGCAAGAGAGGAACAAAGTTCAACTGGAATTGGGGAAGGAATCGCAATTCCACATGCAAAAACAGAGTTTGTAAAAGAACCTGCACTTGCTATGGGAAGAAAACCTGAAGGAATCGACTATGATTCATTGGATGGAGAACCTGCTACATTATTCTTTATGATTGCAGCTCCAGATGGTGCGAACAATACTCATATCGAAACACTTGCAAGATTATCACAGTTATTGCTGGATGACGATTTTAAAGCAGCATTAGAAAATGCAAAAACTGCTGATGAAGTATTGGATATTATTAACAAGGCTGAAGCAGAGAAATTTGCAGAGGAAGAAAAGAAAGAAGAAGAACCTGTACAGACTTCATCTGATGAAAATGCTCCTTATATAATCGCAGCAACAGCCTGTCCAACAGGAATTGCCCATACTTATATGGCAGCAGAAGCACTTAAAAAAGCAGCTGATGAAATGGGAGTAAATATAAAAGTTGAAACAAATGGTGCTGATGGAAGAAAAAATGTCTTAACTGATGAAGATATAAAAAAAGCAACAGGTGTAATTTTAGCAATTAACAGAAATATTGAAGTTAACAGATTTGATGGTAAACCATTAATTCAAGTCGAGGCAAAAGAAGGAATTAACAATGCAAAAGCATTAATTCAACAAGTTTTAGATGGGAAAGCCCCTATTTTCCACGCAAGTAATTCTTCTGCATCTTCTTCTGAATCATCTTCATCTGAGAAAAAAGGACTTTACAAACACTTATTAAGCGGAGTTTCTTATATGCTTCCATTAGTAATAAGCGGAGGAATATTGATTGCGTTGGCATTCTTGGTTGATACACTAACTGGGCATGCAAATGCAGGAAAAGATTTTGGTTCAACACACGAATTGGCAAAATTATTAATGACAGTTGGAAAAGCAGCATTTGGACTTTTCTTACCAATACTAGGTGGATATATAGCTTATAGCATTAGTGAAAGAGCGGCTTTATCTGCAGGATTAGTTGCAGGATTCTTAGCAACAACTCCTATAATTAAAGATGGTCCTGTTTCAGGATTTATCGGAGCATTAATTGGTGGATTTTTAGCAGGATATGTGGTTAAATTCCTAGTATGGGCTTTTGCAGGACTTCCAAGAGCGTTAAATGGACTAAAAATGATTTTATTCTATCCAGTATTTTCAGTATTAATAACAGGTACAATTATGTGGCTAGTAGTCAACCCATTAGCAACTGCATTAAATGTATGGATGAATAATGGACTAGCTTCAATGCAAGGTGCAAGTGCAGTCTTATTAGGTGCTTTACTAGCAGGGATGATGGCTGTAGATATGGGAGGCCCAATAAACAAAGTTGCCTATGTATTTGGAACAGGAACATTGACAGCGGCTACTATGACTAGTGGCGGAACTTTCCCAATGGCAGCAGTTATGGCTGGTGGAATGGTTCCTCCAATTGCAATCGCACTAGCTTCACAAATCTTTAAAAATAAATTTACTGAGCAAGAAAAAGAAGCAGGATTGACTAACTATATTATGGGATTATCATTTATAACTGAAGGAGCAATTCCTTATGCTGCGGCAGATCCAGCAAGAGTCATTCCAGCAAGTGTTATTGGATCAGCAATAACTGGAGCTTTGGTGGGATTATTCCAAATTAAAATACCTGCACCTCATGGTGGAATTTTGGTAATGGGATTAAGTAAAAATGCAGCTGGGCATAGTGGATTCCTTATGTATTTAATTGCAATTCTAATTGGAAGTGTAATTGCGGCTATAGTACTTGGATTCTTGAAACCATCTATAAAAAAAGATTAG
- the pfkB gene encoding 1-phosphofructokinase, with amino-acid sequence MIYTLTLNPALDYDMYLKDDLQAEHLNLAHEVNYRAGGKGINVSKVLKNLDVESTAIGFVAGFVGDFIVRDLKKDNIKSEFVELEGNTRINVKVNGNDKETELTGVSPEITSEKLQELTNKISHLKDGDILVLSGSIPSSISSKIYKELSENIKANVEIVLDTRGNLLQDNIHNNLFVKPNIHELREMFNEKLETKAEIVEKCKFFLDKGVKNVILSRGGEGALLVNKDFVLEASVPKGQLINSIGAGDSMVAGFIAGFVKGLSPEDSFKLAVASGSATAYSYGLAEKDLVNKLYDEIEISKETF; translated from the coding sequence ATGATTTACACATTGACATTGAATCCAGCATTGGACTATGATATGTATCTGAAAGATGATTTACAGGCTGAACATTTAAATCTTGCTCACGAAGTAAATTATAGGGCTGGAGGAAAAGGTATTAATGTTTCAAAAGTATTGAAAAATCTGGATGTAGAATCTACAGCAATTGGCTTTGTGGCTGGATTTGTCGGAGATTTTATTGTCAGAGATTTAAAAAAAGACAACATAAAATCTGAATTTGTGGAACTTGAAGGAAATACTAGAATCAATGTAAAAGTTAATGGTAATGACAAGGAAACAGAACTTACCGGTGTCTCACCAGAAATCACATCTGAAAAATTACAGGAGCTGACTAACAAGATTTCCCATCTAAAAGACGGAGATATCCTTGTATTATCTGGAAGTATCCCATCTTCAATCAGTAGCAAAATTTACAAGGAATTATCTGAAAACATAAAAGCAAATGTAGAAATAGTACTTGATACAAGAGGAAACTTACTGCAAGACAACATTCACAATAATCTTTTTGTAAAACCAAATATTCACGAACTAAGGGAAATGTTTAATGAAAAATTGGAAACAAAAGCTGAAATTGTCGAAAAATGTAAATTCTTTTTGGACAAAGGCGTAAAAAATGTTATTCTTTCCAGAGGTGGCGAAGGAGCATTGCTTGTAAACAAAGATTTCGTATTAGAGGCATCCGTTCCAAAAGGGCAATTAATCAACTCGATTGGTGCTGGAGATTCTATGGTTGCAGGATTTATTGCTGGATTTGTAAAAGGCCTTTCTCCAGAGGATTCATTTAAGCTGGCAGTTGCTTCAGGAAGTGCAACAGCTTATTCTTATGGACTTGCAGAAAAAGATTTAGTAAATAAGCTGTATGACGAAATTGAAATTTCAAAGGAAACTTTTTAA
- the adhP gene encoding alcohol dehydrogenase AdhP — MKAVVVNQEGTGIEVVEKELRGLKAGEALVDVEYCGVCHTDLHVAHGDFGKVPGRVLGHEGIGIVREVAEGVTSLKPGDRVSIAWFFEGCGRCEYCINGQETLCREVINAGYSADGGMAEQCIVTADYAVKVPEGLDPAQASSITCAGVTTYKAIKVGKPQPGQWVVIYGAGGLGNLAVQYAKKVFNTHVIAVDINDDKLALAKEVGADYIINGKKEDPVAKIKELSGIGAHIAVVTAVSKVAFNQAIDSVRAAGKVVAVGLPSETMDLPIVKTVLDGIEVIGSLVGTREDLKEAFQFGAEGLVVPVVQTRTIDEAPEIFKEMEEGKIQGRMVIDMHSHSCGCGHKH; from the coding sequence ATGAAAGCAGTAGTAGTTAATCAAGAAGGAACTGGAATAGAAGTTGTAGAAAAAGAATTAAGAGGGCTAAAAGCGGGAGAAGCATTAGTTGATGTGGAATATTGCGGTGTTTGCCATACTGACTTGCACGTGGCTCATGGAGATTTTGGAAAAGTGCCAGGAAGAGTTTTGGGACATGAAGGAATTGGAATTGTAAGAGAAGTTGCTGAGGGTGTAACATCACTAAAACCTGGAGATAGAGTAAGTATTGCTTGGTTTTTTGAAGGGTGTGGAAGATGTGAATACTGTATCAATGGACAAGAAACTTTATGCAGAGAGGTAATAAACGCAGGATATTCTGCTGACGGAGGAATGGCTGAACAATGTATAGTTACAGCTGATTATGCAGTAAAAGTTCCAGAAGGGCTGGATCCAGCTCAAGCCAGCAGTATCACTTGTGCAGGAGTTACAACTTATAAAGCAATAAAAGTTGGAAAACCTCAACCTGGACAATGGGTAGTAATCTACGGTGCAGGAGGATTAGGAAACTTGGCAGTTCAATATGCTAAAAAAGTATTTAATACTCATGTAATTGCCGTTGACATAAATGATGACAAGCTAGCACTTGCAAAAGAAGTTGGAGCTGATTATATTATAAATGGTAAAAAAGAAGATCCTGTTGCAAAAATTAAAGAATTAAGTGGAATTGGAGCTCATATTGCTGTAGTTACTGCTGTATCAAAAGTTGCATTTAATCAAGCTATTGATTCAGTAAGAGCTGCTGGTAAAGTTGTTGCAGTTGGACTTCCATCAGAAACTATGGACTTGCCAATCGTAAAAACAGTATTAGATGGTATCGAAGTAATTGGATCACTTGTTGGAACAAGGGAAGACTTAAAAGAAGCATTCCAATTCGGAGCAGAAGGATTGGTTGTTCCTGTAGTTCAAACAAGAACTATCGATGAAGCTCCTGAAATCTTTAAAGAAATGGAAGAAGGAAAAATTCAGGGACGTATGGTAATCGATATGCACTCACATTCTTGTGGTTGCGGACATAAACATTAA
- a CDS encoding NADPH-dependent FMN reductase, with the protein MSKKTVLLIVGSFRKNSFNQTVADYIAEELKKEANVEFLNYRDVPLLEQDTEFPAPQAVKNIRSQAEKADALWVVSPEYNGSYPAILKNVLDWLSRPLVAFDRETPTVIAGKPATVSSIAGSTEGKFVRQNLSTLLAYIRMNPMEGIGTGLVVPAEAWQTGVLTLTDEHKEALKKQVKEFLEFIK; encoded by the coding sequence ATGTCAAAAAAAACAGTATTATTAATCGTAGGATCTTTTAGAAAAAATTCATTTAACCAAACAGTTGCAGATTATATTGCAGAAGAATTAAAAAAAGAAGCAAATGTGGAATTCTTAAATTACAGAGATGTTCCTTTATTAGAACAAGATACAGAATTTCCAGCACCACAGGCAGTCAAAAATATTCGTAGCCAAGCTGAAAAAGCAGATGCATTATGGGTTGTCTCACCAGAATACAACGGTTCTTACCCCGCTATACTTAAAAATGTACTCGACTGGTTATCTCGTCCATTAGTAGCCTTCGATAGAGAGACACCAACAGTTATCGCAGGAAAACCAGCAACTGTAAGCAGTATCGCAGGTTCTACAGAAGGAAAATTTGTAAGACAAAATCTTTCAACATTGCTTGCTTACATCCGTATGAATCCAATGGAAGGAATTGGAACAGGTTTAGTCGTACCAGCAGAAGCATGGCAAACAGGAGTTTTAACTCTTACTGATGAACATAAAGAAGCCTTGAAAAAACAAGTAAAAGAATTTTTGGAATTTATTAAATAA
- a CDS encoding MarR family winged helix-turn-helix transcriptional regulator: MDTSWEKNSDIHLQIILQKAIKSINNKIGKDFREKGITVSQFSVLDVLYTKGEMRVCELIEKALSTSGNITVVIKNMEQKGWLYKKACPTDKRAFLVGLTDEGKKLFETLLPEHRNEIKNTYSILSSEEKQELIKILRKFKNI; the protein is encoded by the coding sequence ATGGATACAAGCTGGGAAAAAAATTCGGATATTCATTTGCAGATTATATTGCAAAAGGCTATTAAGAGCATTAATAATAAAATTGGAAAAGATTTTAGGGAGAAAGGGATTACTGTTTCACAATTTAGTGTTCTAGATGTGCTTTATACAAAAGGTGAAATGCGTGTTTGCGAACTTATTGAAAAAGCATTGTCAACTTCAGGAAATATTACGGTTGTTATAAAAAATATGGAACAAAAAGGCTGGTTATACAAGAAGGCTTGCCCAACAGACAAGCGTGCGTTTCTAGTAGGTTTGACAGATGAGGGAAAAAAACTATTTGAAACTCTTTTACCTGAACACCGTAATGAAATAAAAAATACCTATAGTATCCTTTCATCCGAAGAAAAACAGGAATTAATAAAAATTTTAAGAAAATTTAAAAACATATAA
- a CDS encoding YhcH/YjgK/YiaL family protein — MIYTNLKDTLQNKNIAKKVQECIEYTNKNLEELKKLDGGAYDIELGIKMHVNTYETGTEEDKIMETHLKNLDVQIMLCGEEYVAFNTSDNMKIEKIDKEKDLVIYSGDVLFNILLKNEDVLVLYPNDVHMPGLKVKESKKIKKLVFKVPLNEL; from the coding sequence ATGATATATACGAATTTAAAAGATACTTTGCAAAATAAAAATATTGCTAAAAAAGTTCAGGAATGTATTGAATATACAAATAAAAATTTAGAGGAACTAAAAAAACTTGATGGTGGAGCGTATGATATTGAATTAGGCATAAAAATGCATGTGAATACCTACGAAACAGGCACAGAGGAAGATAAAATTATGGAAACTCATCTAAAAAATCTAGATGTACAAATAATGCTTTGTGGAGAGGAATATGTGGCATTTAATACTTCGGATAATATGAAAATTGAGAAAATAGATAAAGAAAAAGATTTAGTTATTTATTCGGGCGATGTTTTATTTAACATTTTGTTAAAGAATGAAGATGTATTGGTGTTGTATCCAAATGATGTGCATATGCCAGGATTAAAAGTGAAAGAATCAAAAAAAATAAAAAAACTTGTTTTTAAAGTACCGTTAAATGAACTTTAA
- a CDS encoding NAD(P)-dependent oxidoreductase — MAKEKVLVTGIVPKEGLTELMEKFDVTYSEEPFTREYVLENLHKYDALLLMGQKADKELIEAGKNLKLISLNAVGFDHVDIEFAKSKGIVVENSPQAVRVPTAEMTFALLLAATKRLAFYDKIVREGNWIDPSERKYQGLTLEGATLGVYGFGRIGQTVARLAQSFGMKVLYHDTFRLSEEKEKELNVKYVEFDELLKNSDVITIHAPGLPTTKGKFNKEAFKKMKNRSYLINAARGPIIVEADLVEALKTGEIAGAGLDVFEFEPKVSEELRALDSVIMAPHAGTGTVEGRITLAKEAAENIIEFFAGNLRNVVNP; from the coding sequence ATGGCAAAAGAAAAAGTATTAGTAACAGGGATTGTACCAAAAGAAGGACTTACAGAATTAATGGAAAAATTTGATGTGACTTATTCAGAAGAACCTTTTACTAGAGAATATGTGCTAGAAAATCTGCATAAGTATGATGCACTTTTACTGATGGGACAAAAAGCGGACAAAGAGCTTATAGAAGCAGGAAAAAATTTAAAACTGATTTCACTGAATGCAGTAGGATTTGACCATGTTGACATTGAATTTGCAAAGAGTAAAGGAATCGTGGTTGAAAACTCACCGCAAGCAGTAAGAGTTCCCACAGCAGAAATGACTTTTGCGTTATTATTGGCTGCGACAAAAAGATTGGCATTTTATGACAAAATTGTTAGAGAGGGAAATTGGATTGATCCAAGTGAAAGAAAATATCAGGGATTGACATTGGAAGGAGCAACTTTAGGAGTTTATGGATTTGGTAGAATTGGTCAAACAGTTGCAAGATTAGCTCAAAGTTTTGGAATGAAAGTTTTGTATCATGATACATTTAGACTTAGTGAAGAAAAAGAAAAGGAATTAAATGTAAAATATGTTGAATTTGATGAATTGTTGAAAAATTCAGATGTAATAACAATTCATGCGCCGGGATTACCTACAACAAAAGGTAAATTTAATAAAGAAGCTTTCAAAAAAATGAAAAATAGAAGTTACCTTATAAATGCAGCTCGTGGTCCAATTATAGTGGAAGCTGATTTGGTTGAAGCATTGAAAACAGGAGAAATTGCTGGAGCAGGACTTGATGTATTTGAGTTTGAACCTAAAGTTTCAGAGGAATTAAGAGCTTTAGACAGTGTGATTATGGCACCTCATGCTGGAACGGGAACTGTTGAGGGAAGAATAACTTTGGCAAAAGAAGCTGCTGAAAATATCATTGAGTTTTTTGCAGGAAATTTAAGAAATGTGGTAAATCCATAA
- a CDS encoding PTS galactitol transporter subunit IIC — protein sequence MLKVFSDIFNTLGPAVVVPIMIFVVSVALGVQVKKSIMSGLYAGIGLTGFGWVIGSFAPAVTQLVDQMVKATGLKLEVVDMGWQMGSKMSFSTTIGLSFFVFGLLIEILLFVIGVTRVFVPSNLWNNFGYMIWGAMAYQFTQNFALSFAFMIFMLLYSLLLSETVADRWSEYYGVKNATINSIHNVESLVPAIILDPLWNLLGLHKSKLNPETLKRKLGVFGEPTMLGAILGLIMGIFGNIKSLGTLDAWGQILGFAVALSAVMTIFPLITGVFAKAFGPLAEAVEKNKKQDASNERETDKRRWFIAVDDGVGFGEPATIIAGVLLIPVMAILSFVLPGNKTLPMVDLIAIPFIIEAMIAVTKGNILKTILNGIIWLSLGLYASSFIAPYYTSAAIATKALPAGAALIASFNLTARPLNALIFFAWISGNPILIGITIVVYLVGLFFLRTKRESIYAYLKKMADKNSGFEGSKEKIFMGQD from the coding sequence ATGTTAAAAGTGTTTAGTGATATATTTAATACACTGGGACCAGCAGTAGTTGTACCGATAATGATTTTTGTAGTGAGTGTAGCACTTGGAGTGCAAGTTAAAAAATCGATTATGAGCGGACTTTATGCAGGAATTGGTCTTACAGGATTTGGATGGGTAATAGGAAGTTTTGCACCAGCAGTAACTCAGTTAGTTGATCAAATGGTAAAAGCTACAGGATTGAAGCTGGAAGTAGTGGATATGGGATGGCAAATGGGTTCTAAAATGTCATTTTCAACAACTATTGGACTTTCATTTTTTGTATTTGGGTTACTGATTGAAATTTTATTATTTGTAATTGGAGTAACTCGTGTATTTGTTCCATCAAATTTATGGAATAATTTTGGATATATGATTTGGGGAGCAATGGCATATCAATTTACTCAAAATTTTGCATTATCATTTGCATTTATGATTTTTATGTTACTTTACTCACTGCTTTTATCAGAAACAGTTGCTGATAGATGGTCTGAATATTATGGAGTTAAAAATGCAACAATCAATTCAATTCATAATGTGGAATCATTAGTTCCAGCGATTATTCTTGATCCTTTGTGGAATTTATTGGGACTTCACAAATCAAAATTAAACCCAGAAACATTAAAGAGAAAATTGGGAGTTTTTGGAGAACCGACAATGCTTGGAGCAATTTTAGGACTTATTATGGGAATTTTTGGGAATATAAAATCATTAGGAACTTTAGATGCCTGGGGGCAAATTTTAGGATTTGCTGTTGCATTATCAGCTGTTATGACAATATTTCCATTGATTACAGGAGTATTTGCAAAAGCGTTTGGACCGCTTGCAGAAGCAGTTGAAAAAAATAAAAAGCAAGATGCTTCAAATGAACGTGAAACTGATAAAAGAAGATGGTTTATTGCAGTTGATGATGGAGTAGGATTTGGAGAACCTGCAACAATTATTGCAGGAGTGTTATTAATTCCTGTTATGGCAATACTGTCATTTGTTTTGCCAGGAAATAAGACATTGCCAATGGTCGATTTAATTGCAATTCCTTTTATAATTGAAGCAATGATAGCTGTTACTAAAGGAAATATTTTAAAAACAATATTAAATGGAATAATTTGGCTAAGTTTAGGACTTTATGCAAGCAGTTTTATAGCACCATATTATACAAGTGCGGCAATCGCAACAAAAGCTTTACCTGCAGGGGCAGCATTAATAGCAAGTTTTAATTTGACAGCTAGACCACTGAATGCACTAATTTTCTTCGCTTGGATTTCAGGAAATCCTATATTAATAGGAATTACAATAGTTGTATATCTAGTAGGACTATTCTTCTTAAGAACAAAACGAGAAAGTATCTATGCTTATTTGAAAAAAATGGCTGATAAAAATAGTGGATTTGAAGGAAGTAAAGAAAAAATATTTATGGGACAAGATTAA